Part of the Paracoccus sp. S3-43 genome, GACCAGCCCAGACGGCGTTCGGTCAGTTCGATCCCTTCCAGGAAGCAGCAGACCCGCAACACGATGTCGCCCATGCCGGGACCAAGGTCGCGCAGCGCCATCGCCACCCGGTCGCGCGCGGATTCGGATCCGCCCCGATAGCCGCCGCCGCTGCGGCTGACATCGATCCCCGAGGTCATGAAGCCGGTCCAGTTCTGCGTCACGCGCGGTCCCATCTGGGCCAGTTCGAAATCCTCGCGCAGGCGTTCGCCCGCCGCGACCAGACCGGGCGACAGGAAGGGCTTGCCCGCCCCGTCGCGACGCCGCGCCAGCAGCAGCAGCGGGCTTTCGGCGATGTTGACGCGGATGCGGCGGCGGCGGCCGTCCTCGGGGTCTTCGATGACGCGCTTTTCCCAGACCCGGTGGCGGTCGGCATGATCGAAGCCGGCGGGCGCCTCGGCCATGCCGGGACCGGTGTCGCTGGTCACCGGGCTGGCATCGGTGAAATCGCCGGGACCGGGCACCGCCTTGCGCTGCCGGGGGGAGCGCAGCATCCCGCGCAGGGCGTCGCGCCCGGCCGGGGCGATGGCGTAACGCTGAACCCGCCCCGGCGCGGCCGAGGGCACGACCCAGCCGCGAAGCGCCATCACCTCGGCGACCCGGCGATCCAGCACGGCGGTCCTGATGTCGTCGCGGCTGACGATGGCCTTGTCCATGCCTTCGGCCGTGACCAGGATCGCGCCCGGTTCGGCCAGGCGCCGCAGGATCCGCAGGATCTGGCGTTCATCCGGTTGCCGGGGACGATCCGCGACCTCGGTCAGGGCGCCGTCGACCAGAGGATCGTCTCGCCGCGCCTCGAACCGGCGGATGCGGCGCAGGATGGTGGATGCGTGACACCCTTCGGACCGTGCCAGGGCACGGATCGACTGGCCTTCTTCGACATGGCGAAGATACAGGCGGGCGTCGTCGGGCAGATCGTCGGCAGGCTTGCCTATGGCCTCGGTCAGGGAACGGTGCTCCGCGGGAAGGCGGTCGATGGCGAAATCACCGGTCAAAAGCGTCATGTCTGGTCCCTTGTCATCCTTGGCAGCAGGGGGGAACTCACTACCTTGGGTTGCGTTAAACGTGGTTAATGAACGGCTGACATCAGCAGATAGCCGCAACATTCCCTAACAAATCCTAAAGATACGTTGCCTCAGCGCACGGTGCGACAAACGGAGAGGCAACACCCGTTAAGGTTGTGTGAAGGTGATCTCGCCAACCTGAATGGGACAGTTCAAATGAGCTACATGCCGAACGTGATCGCCTTCCGTCCCCGCGTCGTGGCCCAGCCGCTGCGCCGGCCGCGCATCCTGATCCGGGCCGCGCGCGAGGGGCAGTCGGGCTGGCGCCGGGATCGCGACCTGAAGCGCCTGCTGCGCCTGGATCACACCCCCGCCCCCGGCGCCGCCCTGCCCCGCCTGCGCGCCGAGGAGGCGCTGCTGAACGATGCCCGCCTGCAACGTGCGGCCGATTACGACATGCACCGCCATATCCTGTTGATGATCGCCATCCTGGCCGACATGCGCGCGGCGGTGGCGGGCGCGGCGGTGGCAGGCGCGGCGGTGCCGGTCAGGACGGGCGCGCGAATCGGCGCGGCGATGCTGGCGCAGATGGGCGCGGCGATCAGCGTCCCCGGAACAGCGATCCCAGCACACCCCTGACGATGGCCTGGCCCGATCTGGTGCCAAGCTGCCGCGCCAGGCTTTTGCCGAAGGTTTCCACGATCGAATCGCTGCGGGATGCCCGGCCCCGCGCCGGACGCCCGCCATCGCCATCGCCATCGCCCCCGTCCCCCGCCTCGGTTCGCGGCCGATACCGCCTTGCATTGCGGTATTCGCTGCGGGTCATGTCGAACAGGGCGTCGGTTTCCCTGGCTTTCGCGGCCTCGGCCGCGCGCCGCGCCAGGATCGCGTGGGCGGATTCGCGGTCCAGGGCCCGCCCGTATTTCAGCGCCATCGGCGAGGCGTCCATCACCTGCGCCCGTTCGGCGTCGCTGACGGGACCGATGCGGCTGAAGGGCGGGCGGATCAGCGTGCGTTGCGCGATGCCCGGCACGCCCTTGGCTTCCAGAAGCGATGTCACCGCCTCGCCCGTGCCGACCTGCTGGATCGCCTGGGCGGTGTCGAAATCGGGATTGGCGCGATAGTTTTCGGCCGCCATCCGCAGCGCCTTCTGGTCCTTGGCGGTAAAGGCGCGCAGCGCGTGCTGGATGCGGTTGCCAAGCTGGCCCAGCACGCCCTCGGGGATGTCGGCCGGGTTCTGGCTGATGAACCAGAGGCTGACGCCCTTGGACCGGATCAGGCGCGCGACCTGTTCGATCTTGTCGATCAGCGCCTTGGGCGCGTCGTCGAACAGCAGATGCGCCTCGTCGAAGAAAAACGCGATGCGGGGGCGGTCGGGATCGCCGATCTCGGGCAGCTGCTCGAACAGTTCGGACAGCAGCCACAGCAGAAAGGTCGCATACAGCCGTGGCGACCGCATCAGCCGGTCGGCGGCCAGGATGTTGATCATCCCCTTGCCCGACGCATCCTGGCGGATGATGTCGGACAGATCCAGCGCCGGTTCCCCGAACAGCCGGTCGCCGCCCTGGTTTTCCAGCACCAGCAAGGCCCGCTGGATCGCCCCCACGCTGGCCGCGCCGACATTGCCATAGCGCAGCGACAGGTCGGCGGCGTTCTGGCCCACCCAGACCAGCATCGCCTGCAAGTCCTTCAGATCCAGCAGCGCCAGCCCCTGTTCATCGGCCAGCCGGAAGGCGATGTTCATCACCCCCTCCTGCGCATCGGTCAGGTCCATCAGGCGCGACAGCAGCAGCGGCCCCATATCCGCGGGCGTGGTGCGGACCGGATGGCCCGCCTGGCCCCAGACATCCCAGAAGGTGACGGGAAAGGCCTGATAGTCCAGGTCCAGGCCGATCTGCGCGGCGCGTTCCGAAAAGGGGCCGTGGAGCGGCCCTTCGACGGTGCCCGGACGCGACAGGCCCGCCAGATCGCCCTTTACGTCGGACAGGAAGACCGGAACGCCCGCCAGCGACAGGCTTTCGGCCAGGGTTTGCAGGGTGACGGTCTTGCCGGTGCCGGTCGCGCCCGCGATCAGGCCGTGGCGGTTGGCGTATTTCAGCAGCAGGGACTGCGGGCTGGCATGGCCGGGACCGCCGCCGCCCACGAAAACCGAATTCGCCTGGTCGTCCACCACGCCCGCCATGCCTGTCCCCGCCTGTTGCGTGCCGCGCCGATGCGGCGTTCGCCGGGACAATACAATCTTAAACCCTTCATGCCACTATGCGAATCGTTCGGCATCACGGTCGTCGATGCGCGAACCTTCCTCCCTGTTGAACTGCCGCGCCTTCGGGCGCGGCTTTTTTGTGATCGGCGCCTGGCATCTGGACAGTTGACGGATCACGGCTCCGCGACTAGCGTGCAGATCAATGATGACCGGCCAGTCCGGCAGGGAGAGGTTCGCCGTCAGGCGTCAGGGTCGTGGTTCGCGCCACGACCCTTTGAATTTCGCCCCACCCTCATGACAGCGCCCTGTGTCACGCGGATGACAGGGTCACGCGGATGACAGGCAGGCCGCCGCCGGGCGCGATCCGGGTCAAGCCATGGTGAAGGCGGGTTTTTCCGTTGCGGCCTGACAAACGCAAGCGGACATGCTAGGTCCGCCGGACGCATTGAGCAAAGGGACGAAACAACCATGCCAATCAAACCCTCGCAGGCAGTTCTGGCCGCGCTTGCCCTGATCGCGGCCCCGGCCTTCGCGCAGGACAGCACCGCCCCCGCCGCCACTCCGGCCCCCGCTGCGGAAACCCCGGCTGCGGAAGCCCCTGCGGCAGACGCACCGGCGGCACCCGAGGCTCCGGCAGCCCCGGCGCCCGCCGCCGACGCGGCGACGACCGGCGCCCCCGCGACGGACGCCCCTGCCCCGGACGCCTCCACCACAGACGCACCCGCCGCAGCTCCGGCCGCCGATGCCGGGCCGCAGGTCGGGCAGTATTACGCCAAGGAAACCCACCAGGATTGGACGACCCGCTGCATCAAGGCCGAACAGGGCAAGGATCCGTGCGAGCTGTATCAGCTGCTGAAGGATGGTGAGGGCAACTCCGTCGCCGAAATGACCCTGATTCCCCTGCGCAACGGCGAGGTCGCGGCAGGCGCGACCCTGATCGCTCCGCTGGAAACCGACCTGATCCAGGGTCTGGGCTTCGCGGTGGGCACGGCCGAGCCGCGCGGCTATCCCTTCAACTTCTGCGCCCCCGTGGGCTGCGTGTCCCGCATGGGCTTCACCGCGGCCGAGCTTGACGCCCTGAAACGCGGCGCGAACGCGACGGTGACGCTGCTGCCGTTCGGCGGCGACCGCGAGAACCCGGTCCGGCTGACGCTGTCGCTGTCAGGCTTTACCGCCGCCTTCGACGCCCTGGCCGCCTATGCCGACGAGCCTGCCCCCGCCGCCGCTCCGGCCCCCGCTGCGGAAACGCCGCCTGCCGCCGAAGCCCCGGCCAACTGATCCGAAGATCGCAAGCCGCGCCCATCCGGGCGCGGTTTTTCCTTGCCTGAAGCGTATCGCGGACTTTGCGATCAGGATATGTGCCCGATCGAGCGCAAGCGGATCTAGCGGGCGTCCCGCAGCACGGCCGCCAGGGTGTCGGGCTGCACGTCGTCGCTGACGAAAGCCTCGCCGATGCCGCGCGCCAGGACGAAGCGCAGGCGACCGTCCACGACCTTCTTGTCCTGCCCCATCAGCGCGATCAGCGCCGCGTCGTCGGGCAGGTCGCCCGGAATGTCGCGGATCGCGGCGGGCATTCCCATCCGGCGCAGATGTTCCAGCACCCGCGACGGCGCTTCCTGGCTGCACAGGCCCATGCGGGCCGACAGATCGAAGGCCAGCGCGCAGCCGACCGCCACGCCTTCGCCATGCAGCAGGCGGGACGAATAGCCGGTCGCGGATTCCAGCGCATGGCCGAAGGTGTGGCCCAGGTTCAGCAGCGCCCGTTCGCCCTGTTCGGTTTCGTCCCGCGTGACGATCCCGGCCTTCATGGCGACCGAATGGGCCACCGCGTGCTGGCGCAGGGCAATATCGTCGCGCAGGCGGGGGGCGTTCGCCTCCAGCCACTCGAAGAACTCCGCATCGCCCAGCAGCCCGTATTTCACGACCTCGCCATAGCCCGCCAGGAAATCGCGCGGGCTCAGCGTGTCCAGCACCGCGATGTCGGCCAGCACCAGCGAGGGCTGGTGGAAGGCGCCGATCAGGTTCTTGCCGTGCGGGCTGTTGATGCCGGTCTTGCCGCCGACGCTGCTGTCGACCTGCGCCAGCAGGGTCGTGGGGATCTGCACGAAGCGCACGCCCCGGCGCAGGATCGCGGCGGCAAATCCCGCCAGGTCGCCGATCACGCCGCCGCCGAAAGCCACCACGATGTCGCGGCGCTCGATCCGCCGGTCCAGCAGCCATTCGACGCAAGTCGTCAGGTGCGGCCAGCTTTTCGTGGCCTCGCCCGCAGGCAGGGTCAGCGCCTCGGACGCGATGCCTTCGGCCTTCAGCGCGGCCTGCAAGCGCGGCAGATGCAGCCCGGCCACCGTTTCGTCGGTGACGATGGCCACGCGGGGGCGGCGCAGCAGGGGCGCGATTTCCCCGCCCGCGCGGTCGATCAGGCCGGCGCCGATGCGCACGTCATAGGCGCGGTCGCCGAGGGGGACATGGACGGTAACGGGATCAGGGGTCATGGCGTCTCGGTCACAAGGGCGGGATGATCGGCGGTCCGGATGGCGTCCAGCAGCCGCGTCGTCGCGGTATCCACGCTGTCGCCGGGGCGGGCGGGAAAGGTCAGTTCGGACAGGGCATAGGTCGGGGTCCGTTCGGCCAGCAGCCGGGCCAGCGTGCCCTTGGGATCGGCGGTTTGCAGCAGGGGCCGGGTGCCGCGCTGGCGCACGCGGTGCCACAGGGTTTCCAGGTCGCAGGACAGCCAGACCGACATTCCGGCCGCGCTGATGGCCGCGCGGTTGCGGTCCTGCATCCACGCCCCGCCGCCGGTCGAGATCACGCGCGGCGATTCCCTAAGGATCCGGGCGATCACCTGCGCCTCGCGGTCGCGGAAGAACGCCTCTCCGTCGCGGGCGAAGATTTCCGAGATGGACATGGCGGCCGCCGTCTCGATCTCGACATCCGAATCGGTAAAGGGCACGCGCAGCCGCCGGGCCAGTTCCGACCCGAGCGCGGTCTTGCCCGCCCCCATCATCCCGATCAGCACGATATGGCGCCCCAGACGCTGGCGCATCTCTGTCCCCCGTTTATTGGCCCGACTGAATGGCGTGATCTTTCGGAAAATGCCATATATATTCCGGTCAGGCCGGCAAAAGACCGGCCGCCAGCGCAAACGGCAATGAAACGAGGCGAATTCGATGCGGCTGCTCAAGGTTCTGGTGGTGCTGATTGTGGCGGCGGTGGTCGGCCTGGCCGGTTACGCCTATTTCGGCGACATGCAGCCGGTCCGGTCAGAAGTGCGCAGCCCCGTCAGCGGCGCCCCGGCGGCCCCCGCCGCCCCCGCAACCGGGACCGTGACCGAGTGAGCCGCCGCCTGCTGCCGCTTGCCCTGGCGCTTGGCCTGGCCCTGCCCGCTCAGGCCCAGCAACCCCTGTCGGCCAGCGACTGGCTGTCGGGCAGCGTGCGGGGGCCGGACCGCGAAAGCTCGGCCTGGCGGCCCGGCGATGCGCCGCCCCCCGGCGTTCCGGGCGCCCCCGGACCCAAGCCCGTGGCCACCACGGGCGAGGTCGGGCCGGTCCAGGTCACCCGCCTGGGCATCGGCAATCCCGACACGGTGGGCCTGACGACGCCGCGCAAGGCGGGGCTTCCGGCCGATCTGTGGGCGGGCAGCGGCGCCGCCGCCCTGGCGGGGCAGATCCTGCGCATCCCGGCCCGGCTGCCCGCGATGAACGCGCTGCTGGACCGGCTGCTGACCACGCAGCTGACCCCGCCCAGCCAGGCCGACGCGCCGCCGGGCACGCTGTTCCTGGCGCGCGCCGACCGCCTGCTGGACGCGGGCGCCGTGGATCGGGCGCAGGCGCTGCTGGCCGCCGCCGGGCCCAGCACGCCCGAGATCTTTCGCCGCCTGTTCGACATCGCCCTGCTGGAAGGGGACGAGGCGCGGGCCTGCGAGATCATGAACACCACCCCCGGCATCGCCCCCAGCTTCGCCGCGCGGATCTTCTGCCTGGCGCAGACCGGCGACTGGGCCGCCGCCGCGATCAGCCTGCACGGCGCGGAAACGCTGGGCCTGCTGGATCAGCGCCAGGCGGTGCTGCTGACGCATTTCCTGGACGACGCCTATGTCGACAGCGACCAGATGCTGCCGCCGTCCGACCGCATGACGCCCCTGGATTTCCGCATCCACGAAGCGATCGGCCAGCCGCTGCCGACATCCTCGCTGCCGATCGCCTTCGCCCATTCCGACCTGCGCCCGAACAACGGCTGGAAGGCCCGGCTGGACGCCGCCGAACGGCTGGCCCGCGCCGGGGCGATGGCCCCCGCCGCGCTACGCGCGCTGTACAGCGAACAGAAGCCCGCCGCCTCGGGCGGGGTCTGGGAACGGGCGGGCGCGATGCGCACGCTGGAGGCCGCGCTGGCAGGCGGCGATCCCTCGCCCGCGCTGCCCGCGGCCTTCGACGAATTCCGCAAGGCGGGCATGGCCGATGTGCTGGCCGCGATGATCGCCGCCGACCTGCCGCAGGGCGGCGAGGGCCGGTCGGCCGACATCGCCACGACCCTGCGCCAGTGGCAGGGCCTGCCGGTGCCCGTGCCGCTGGTCCTGGACCCGGCGCTGAACGCCGAAGCCGTCGAACCGCCCGCCACGCAAAAGGGCGAGGCGCTGCTGGCCGCCATGGCCGATGTGGATGCGGGACTTGACGGCGACATGGCCCGCGCCGGGCGCGGCCTGGCGATGCTGCGCGCCCTGGGCCTGGGGACCGAGGCCGACCTGGCCGCCGCGCAACTGTCGCTGCTGCCCGCCATGCGGCCCAGCCCGTGATCGCCGATCATCGCGCCATATCGGCCTTTCTGGACGCCAAGGCCGCCGAATCCGGGTCGGCGCGCAACACCGTGCTGGCCTATGGGCGCGACCTGCGCGACCTGTCCGACTGGCTGGCGGCGCGCAGGCTGGCCTTGGCCCAACTGACCCGCGAACGGATCGAGGACTATCTGACCCATTGCGACGCCCAGGGCCTCTCGCGGGCCACGCGTGCCCGGCGGCTGTCCTCGATCCGGCAGTTCACCCGTTTCGCGCTGGAGGAAGGCTGGCGCGACGACGATCCCGCCATCCGCATCAGCGGGCCGGGCCGGGCCAAGCGGCTGCCGAAGACGCTGGACCGGGACGAGATCGACGCCCTGCTGGCCGCCGCGCCCCGGATCGGGCGCAGCGACGCCGAACGGGCGCGCAACCTGTGCCTGATCGAGCTTCTGTATGCGACCGGGATGCGCGTCAGCGAGCTGGTGTCGCTGCCCGCCGCCGCCTGCCGGGGCGATCCGCAGGTTCTGCTGATTCGCGGCAAGGGCGACAAGGAACGCATGGTCCCTCTGACGCCGCCCGCCCGGCGCGCGCTGTCGGCCTGGCTGGCGATCCGCGACACTGCGCCCAAGGACAGCCCGCTGGGCCGCCTGATCGTGGGCAAGGGCGCGCGGTGGCTGTTCCCGGCCCCCGGCGCGGCGGGACACATGCCGCGCCAGACCTTCGGGCGGCTTCTGAACGACATGGCGGCGGCGGCGGGCCTGTCCCCCGCGCGCGTCACCCCGCATGTGATCCGCCACGCCTTCGCCACGCATCTGCTGCAAGGCGGGGCCGACCTGCGGTCCATCCAGACCCTGCTGGGCCATGCCGACCTGGGCACGACCGAGATCTATACCCATGTCCTGGACGACCGGATGCGCGATCTGGTCCTGACCCATCACCCCTTGGCCCGGACGCCTGCCGCCTCTAGGAAGGCGGGACGGGCAACAGGGGAATAAGGGAATGCAGGTTCTGGCGCGGGCCTTTGCCCTGATGGGGCGGAAAAACCCTGCGACGGGCAGGCCCGCCAACGCCCAGACGGCGGGCATCGCCCTGATCCTGGCCGCGATCCTGGGCTTCACGCTGATGGACGCGACGGCCAAGCACCTGACCCAGACCTATCACCCCGCGCAGGTGGTCTGGGCGCGCTTCGTGGGCAACCTGGCGATCTTCGCGGTGATCTTCCGGGGCGCGATGTTTGCGCTGATGCGCACCCGCCGCCCCGGACTGCAATTTTCCCGCGCGCTGATGCAGCTTGGCTCGGTCGGGCTGTTCTTCAGTTCGCTGCAAGTCATCGGCCTGGCCGAGGCGACGGCGATCATGGACCTGAACCCGGTCCTGATCACCCTGGGCGCCGCCCTGTTCCTGGGCGAGAGGATCGGCCCCCGGCGGCTGGCGGGCATCGGCGCGGCGCTGATCGGCGCGCTGATCATCATCCGCCCCGGCCTGGGCGTGTTCCAGCCTGCCGCCCTGCTGCCGCTGGCGGGGGCCTTCACCTATGCCGCGGGCGCGCTGCTGACACGGATGGCGCGGGCGGATTCGGTCGCGACCTCGGTCATGTGGTCGGCGGTGGTCGGCACGCTTCTGACATCGCTGCTGGTGCCCTTCGTCTGGCAGCCCATCGCCATGGCCGACCTGTGGGCCTTTGCGCTGCTGGGCGTCTTCGGCACGCTCAGCCAGTATCTGCTGGTGCGCGCCTTCGCCACGGCCGAGGCCGGCGTGCTGGCCCCCTTCGGCTATACCGGGCTGGTCTGGGCGGGTCTGTGGGGCTGGCTGCTGTTCGGCCAGCTGCCGGATCCGTTCACGGTCGCGGGGGCCGCGCTGATCGTCGCGGCGGGCCTCTATGTCTGGTCCCGCGAATCCCGCGCGGCGCGGAAAACTCCATGAGCCAGTCCGAGAAGCCCCCCCTGTCCGACCGCATCGCCAATGCCGCCTTCCTGTCGGTGATCGGGCTGGCGCGCCTGCTGCCATACGAAAAACGCATTCCCGCCGTGGGCTGGCTGTTCGGCCATGTCCTTGGGCCGCTGGCAGGCTGGCGCGCGCGCATCCGCCGGAACCTGTCGCTGGCCCGTCCCGACCTGTCCCCCGACGAGGTGCGCGCACTGACCCGCGCAGTCCCCGCCAATGCCGGACGCTCGGTGGCCGAGATCTATTCGGGCGAGGAATTCACCGCCCGGATCCACGACGCCGACCCGCTGGAAGGCCCCGGCCTGCCGACGTTGGAGGCCGCCTTCGACGCGCATCGCCCGGTCATCATCGCCTGCGCGCATTTCGGCAATTACGA contains:
- a CDS encoding DUF6456 domain-containing protein, with the translated sequence MTLLTGDFAIDRLPAEHRSLTEAIGKPADDLPDDARLYLRHVEEGQSIRALARSEGCHASTILRRIRRFEARRDDPLVDGALTEVADRPRQPDERQILRILRRLAEPGAILVTAEGMDKAIVSRDDIRTAVLDRRVAEVMALRGWVVPSAAPGRVQRYAIAPAGRDALRGMLRSPRQRKAVPGPGDFTDASPVTSDTGPGMAEAPAGFDHADRHRVWEKRVIEDPEDGRRRRIRVNIAESPLLLLARRRDGAGKPFLSPGLVAAGERLREDFELAQMGPRVTQNWTGFMTSGIDVSRSGGGYRGGSESARDRVAMALRDLGPGMGDIVLRVCCFLEGIELTERRLGWSARSGKIVLRLALMRLERHYQETYGSGSRLIG
- a CDS encoding DUF6477 family protein, producing MSYMPNVIAFRPRVVAQPLRRPRILIRAAREGQSGWRRDRDLKRLLRLDHTPAPGAALPRLRAEEALLNDARLQRAADYDMHRHILLMIAILADMRAAVAGAAVAGAAVPVRTGARIGAAMLAQMGAAISVPGTAIPAHP
- a CDS encoding helicase HerA-like domain-containing protein; amino-acid sequence: MAGVVDDQANSVFVGGGGPGHASPQSLLLKYANRHGLIAGATGTGKTVTLQTLAESLSLAGVPVFLSDVKGDLAGLSRPGTVEGPLHGPFSERAAQIGLDLDYQAFPVTFWDVWGQAGHPVRTTPADMGPLLLSRLMDLTDAQEGVMNIAFRLADEQGLALLDLKDLQAMLVWVGQNAADLSLRYGNVGAASVGAIQRALLVLENQGGDRLFGEPALDLSDIIRQDASGKGMINILAADRLMRSPRLYATFLLWLLSELFEQLPEIGDPDRPRIAFFFDEAHLLFDDAPKALIDKIEQVARLIRSKGVSLWFISQNPADIPEGVLGQLGNRIQHALRAFTAKDQKALRMAAENYRANPDFDTAQAIQQVGTGEAVTSLLEAKGVPGIAQRTLIRPPFSRIGPVSDAERAQVMDASPMALKYGRALDRESAHAILARRAAEAAKARETDALFDMTRSEYRNARRYRPRTEAGDGGDGDGDGGRPARGRASRSDSIVETFGKSLARQLGTRSGQAIVRGVLGSLFRGR
- a CDS encoding invasion associated locus B family protein; this translates as MPIKPSQAVLAALALIAAPAFAQDSTAPAATPAPAAETPAAEAPAADAPAAPEAPAAPAPAADAATTGAPATDAPAPDASTTDAPAAAPAADAGPQVGQYYAKETHQDWTTRCIKAEQGKDPCELYQLLKDGEGNSVAEMTLIPLRNGEVAAGATLIAPLETDLIQGLGFAVGTAEPRGYPFNFCAPVGCVSRMGFTAAELDALKRGANATVTLLPFGGDRENPVRLTLSLSGFTAAFDALAAYADEPAPAAAPAPAAETPPAAEAPAN
- the aroB gene encoding 3-dehydroquinate synthase codes for the protein MTPDPVTVHVPLGDRAYDVRIGAGLIDRAGGEIAPLLRRPRVAIVTDETVAGLHLPRLQAALKAEGIASEALTLPAGEATKSWPHLTTCVEWLLDRRIERRDIVVAFGGGVIGDLAGFAAAILRRGVRFVQIPTTLLAQVDSSVGGKTGINSPHGKNLIGAFHQPSLVLADIAVLDTLSPRDFLAGYGEVVKYGLLGDAEFFEWLEANAPRLRDDIALRQHAVAHSVAMKAGIVTRDETEQGERALLNLGHTFGHALESATGYSSRLLHGEGVAVGCALAFDLSARMGLCSQEAPSRVLEHLRRMGMPAAIRDIPGDLPDDAALIALMGQDKKVVDGRLRFVLARGIGEAFVSDDVQPDTLAAVLRDAR
- a CDS encoding shikimate kinase, translated to MTPFSRANKRGTEMRQRLGRHIVLIGMMGAGKTALGSELARRLRVPFTDSDVEIETAAAMSISEIFARDGEAFFRDREAQVIARILRESPRVISTGGGAWMQDRNRAAISAAGMSVWLSCDLETLWHRVRQRGTRPLLQTADPKGTLARLLAERTPTYALSELTFPARPGDSVDTATTRLLDAIRTADHPALVTETP
- a CDS encoding site-specific tyrosine recombinase XerD, yielding MIADHRAISAFLDAKAAESGSARNTVLAYGRDLRDLSDWLAARRLALAQLTRERIEDYLTHCDAQGLSRATRARRLSSIRQFTRFALEEGWRDDDPAIRISGPGRAKRLPKTLDRDEIDALLAAAPRIGRSDAERARNLCLIELLYATGMRVSELVSLPAAACRGDPQVLLIRGKGDKERMVPLTPPARRALSAWLAIRDTAPKDSPLGRLIVGKGARWLFPAPGAAGHMPRQTFGRLLNDMAAAAGLSPARVTPHVIRHAFATHLLQGGADLRSIQTLLGHADLGTTEIYTHVLDDRMRDLVLTHHPLARTPAASRKAGRATGE
- a CDS encoding DMT family transporter is translated as MQVLARAFALMGRKNPATGRPANAQTAGIALILAAILGFTLMDATAKHLTQTYHPAQVVWARFVGNLAIFAVIFRGAMFALMRTRRPGLQFSRALMQLGSVGLFFSSLQVIGLAEATAIMDLNPVLITLGAALFLGERIGPRRLAGIGAALIGALIIIRPGLGVFQPAALLPLAGAFTYAAGALLTRMARADSVATSVMWSAVVGTLLTSLLVPFVWQPIAMADLWAFALLGVFGTLSQYLLVRAFATAEAGVLAPFGYTGLVWAGLWGWLLFGQLPDPFTVAGAALIVAAGLYVWSRESRAARKTP